From Primulina huaijiensis isolate GDHJ02 chromosome 15, ASM1229523v2, whole genome shotgun sequence, one genomic window encodes:
- the LOC140958665 gene encoding uncharacterized protein: MFHFFRDKYLHGHLGGYLELQHYRYIYLHSRFKKIADSKNGILKEGREILLTRIRLQAALGVTRLLLTEYLVALLDEDEDDDAMLIGAQFCSDSFTSISLDAVKEGANYSFYTRIEHIGSLETQGKSGSLQRKQITLVDNDGVRLKFLLWREQTAVANLLVVGIMLAIDKPFIASSMDSSLDACNEICLEYGSATQQYLVPLIQHKGQVCLPPTESLYQGSGLPKSYSGTYCFSSDITL; the protein is encoded by the exons ATGTTCCATTTTTTCAGGGACAAGTATCTTCATGGTCACCTTGGGGGATATTTGGAGCTCCAACActatagatatatatatcttcACAGCAG GTTTAAAAAAATAGCTGATTCGAAAAATGGGATTCTGAAGGAAGGTCGTGAAATTCTATTAACTAGAATTCGTCTTCAGGCTGCCTTAGGTGTTACACGTCTTTTGCTAACTGAATATCTTGTTGCGCTGTTAGATGAG gatgaagatgatgatgccATGCTAATTGGAGCACAGTTTTGTTCTGACTCTTTTACTTCAATTTCTCTCGATGCAGTGAAAGAGGGAGcaaattattcattttataCAAG AATTGAACATATAGGATCACTGGAAACTCAGGGGAAATCTGGTAGTTTGCAAAGGAAACAAATAACTCTTGTAGACAATGATGGCGTGAGATTAAAATTCTTACTTTGGCGAGAGCAGACTGCAGTTGCCAATCTACTCGT TGTGGGAATCATGCTTGCCATTGACAAACCCTTTATTGCAAGTTCTATGGATAGTTCTCTTGATGCATGCAATGAAATTTGTTTGGAATATGGCAGTGCAACCCAGCAATATTTGGTGCCTCTTATTCAGCATAAAGGACAA GTATGTCTTCCACCGACAGAGAGCCTTTATCAAGGCTCAGGATTACCCAAATCTTACTCAGGGACCTATTGTTTCTCAAGTGACATTACCTTGTGA
- the LOC140958290 gene encoding uncharacterized protein, translating to MGSAYPNSDPSSSHLYNTATGYAAYYTQNPNFNQHQTSFYPQLQPPGAETTSYVSQPPMAAAAAAAYAPAQHDPNVAVDAAATSYYGDQNVILQNWIAALKQMAVPYASGITATNPVTQSKKSNAWIKYPKKTKIVQFAWCEVCKIDCNSKGVLDQHKLGKKHQKNLEKLRAATTPFHVKHAASASLLAPTVAPSEKPVIGPKENPNKSKAAKGENSQKKAAEKTEDLETKKRKVLDGGAAAYAVRSCIICNVVCNSETVFRYHLAGQKHASMIKKYASMTGVNLAV from the exons ATGGGCTCAGCTTACCCTAATTCAGACCCATCATCTTCCCATTTATACAATACCGCCACCGGTTACGCTGCGTATTACACTCAAAACCCTAATTTTAATCAACACCAAACCAGCTTTTATCCCCAGCTGCAGCCACCGGGTGCTGAAACGACCTCGTATGTTTCGCAGCCACCTATGGCTGCGGCTGCCGCTGCCGCGTACGCACCGGCGCAGCATGATCCCAATGTTGCTGTTGATGCTGCCGCCACGTCTTATTATGGAGACCAAAATGTTATCTTGCAGAATTGGATAGCTGCTCTTAAGCAAATGGcggttccttatgcttct ggCATAACTGCAACTAATCCAGTCACTCAATCTAAAAAAAGCAATGCTTGGATAAAATACCCCAAGAAGACTAAGATTGTGCAATTTGCATGGTGTGAAGTTTGCAAGATTGATTGTAACAGTAAGGGTGTTCTTGATCAACATAAATTGGGGAAAAAACACCAGAAAAATCTTGAAAAGTTAAGGGCAGCAACTACACCCTTCCATGTCAAGCATGCTGCTTCAGCATCTTTGCTTGCTCCTACAGTCGCCCCATCAGAAAAACCAGTAATTGGACCAAAAGAGAACCCAAACAAATCAAAAGCTGCTAAGGGAGAAAATTCCCAGAAGAAAGCAGCTGAGAAAACTGAGGATTTGgagacaaagaaaagaaaagtttTGGATGGAGGGGCAGCAGCTTATGCTGTGCGCTCATGCATCATTTGTAATGTGGTGTGCAATAGCGAGACGGTCTTCAGATATCATCTTGCTGGTCAAAAACATGCTTCCATGATTAAGAAGTACGCTTCCATGACAGGAGTTAATTTGGCAGTCTGA
- the LOC140959724 gene encoding pentatricopeptide repeat-containing protein At3g29290: protein MLSGFNMMLMMMEIPKSSPENSVSLYKTNQKNHFYRCLRRRDFGVHHQFIKWRSFFNLDLKIGTSSSRCFGVSAVTLADGSGKWFRSAKWRMPDVGLLSKSVEIDSSCFSPCKVATSLEFEPVCEEDKVVILPQNGDFAEVSAHHMLPTQVSLDDKELADQPQIDDISMVPGKTRDAGRDKIHYLEERNEEILSERIIKLSRSNKARSVLALYRSMEFCGLLPNLHACNSLLSCLLRNGRIHDALKIFEFMKTKEIVSGHSYSLILKAIASYRSCDAAIIMFEEAEREDGTKKYLDVVVYNTMIAAFGKVNDWVQAERMWRTLQKNCHVGTVVTYRLLICIFVRSGQNELALDAYKEMVQNGLSPCKDSLEAIIGACVREEQWEMGLSVFRSMINNGQKPSLTSCNALINSLGKVGKVEGAFKVYGLMKSLGYVPDSYSWTALLGALYSSNQHADALRLFESIQKEHKSVLNLHIYNTGLMCCQRLGLWDRALQLLWQMETYGLPVSVMSYNLVIAACERARQPEIALQVYGHMVQRTISPNTLTLLSLIRCFIWGSFWSKVEEILNSRPDGSLYNAAIQGMCLRKQGDMARKLYMQMREIGLKPDGKTRALMLQNLPKD from the exons ATGCTTTCTGGGTTTAATATGATGCTGATGATGATGGAGATACCCAAGAGTTCACCAGAAAATAGTGTTTCTTTATATAAGACCAACCAGAAAAATCACTTCTATCGCTGTTTAAGAAGGCGTGATTTTGGAGTTCATCATCAGTTTATTAAGTGGCGTTCGTTTTTCAATTTGGATTTGAAAATAGGGACCAGCAGCAGCCGATGTTTTGGCGTTAGTGCGGTTACTTTGGCCGATGGTTCGGGAAAATGGTTTAGAAGTGCAAAATGGAGGATGCCAGATGTGGGTTTGTTATCCAAGTCTGTAGAAATTGATAGTTCTTGCTTTAGCCCATGTAAGGTTGCTACGAGTCTTGAGTTTGAGCCCGTTTGTGAAGAGGATAAAGTAGTGATTCTGCCTCAAAATGGAGATTTTGCTGAAGTTTCTGCTCATCATATGCTGCCAACTCAGGTTAGTTTGGATGATAAAGAATTGGCAGATCAACCCCAAATCGATGACATTTCAATGGTTCCTGGAAAAACAAGAGATGCAGGTCGCGATAAGATTCATTATTTGGaggaaagaaatgaagaaatattATCAGAAAGGATAATTAAACTCAGCAGATCAAATAAAGCTAGAAGTGTGTTAGCATTGTACAGATCAATGGAGTTTTGTGGTCTCTTGCCTAATTTACATGCCTGTAATTCACTTCTCTCTTGTCTCTTGAGGAATGGTAGAATTCATGATGCCTTAAAAATCTTTGAATTTATGAAAACAAAGGAGATTGTCAGTGGGCATAGTTATAGTTTGATTTTAAAAGCAATTGCCAGTTACAGGAGCTGTGATGCGGCTATAATTATGTTTGAGGAAGCAGAACGGGAGGATGGCACCAAGAAATATTTGGATGTGGTTGTCTATAACACAATGATAGCTGCTTTTGGAAAAGTTAACGACTGGGTTCAGGCTGAAAGAATGTGGAGAACATTGCAGAAAAATTGCCATGTAGGGACAGTTGTTACTTATCGCCTGCTGATTTGCATATTTGTTCGCTCTGGTCAAAATGAGCTCGCTCTTGATGCATATAAAGAGATGGTTCAAAATGGGTTGAGTCCATGTAAAGATTCATTGGAAGCTATTATTGGAGCGTGCGTGAGAGAAGAGCAGTGGGAAATGGGCCTGAGTGTCTTTCGTAGTATGATAAACAATGGACAGAAACCAAGTTTAACATCGTGTAATGCTCTGATAAACTCTCTTGGGAAAGTTGGGAAGGTTGAAGGAGCATTTAAGGTCTATGGTTTAATGAAATCGTTAGGCTATGTTCCTGATTCATACTCATGGACCGCACTTCTTGGTGCTTTGTACAGCTCAAATCAACATGCTGATGCTCTTCGCTTGTTTGAAAGCATCCAAAAAGAGCATAAATCTGTTCTAAATTTGCACATTTACAACACCGGATTGATGTGCTGCCAGAGGCTTGGGCTATGGGACAGAGCACTGCAGCTACTCTGGCAGATGGAAACTTATGGGCTTCCTGTTTCTGTTATGTCATACAACCTTGTCATTGCAGCTTGTGAGAGAGCAAGACAGCCAGAGATTGCATTACAAGTATACGGACATATGGTCCAACGAACAATATCTCCCAACACATTGACCTTGCTGTCACTAATAAGATGTTTTATCTGGGGTTCGTTTTGGAGTAAAGTAGAAGAAATTCTAAAT TCTAGACCAGATGGATCTCTCTATAATGCTGCTATTCAGGGTATGTGTTTGAGGAAGCAGGGTGATATGGCTAGAAAACTATACATGCAAATGCGTGAGATTGGCCTCAAGCCAGATGGGAAGACACGGGCTTTAATGCTGCAAAATTTACCTAAAGATTGA
- the LOC140959779 gene encoding uncharacterized protein — protein MDENGENVMEGVASMALLPNGSISGHFIQLPESICYGLHGTEIECERECSRGEDYRLIKLTITDYNNRSERDIVVECRGHDAAKICNVDHAHGWQEDVMGMLEEKRVKCKVSISFECETLKADEAAEDHIKKFIPKLAGMDAVVNIGKMRIVGLDFEAETQHEHIEKNI, from the exons ATGG ACGAAAATGGAGAAAATGTAATGGAAGGTGTGGCTTCAATGGCTCTTTTGCCTAATGGGTCTATTTCAGGCCATTTTATCCAGCTTCCCGAATCCATCTGCTATGGATTACATGGCACAG AGATTGAATGTGAAAGAGAGTGCAGCCGGGGAGAGGATTACCGTCTGATCAAGCTCACTATAACAGATTACAAT AACAGGAGTGAAAGGGATATAGTGGTGGAGTGCAGAGGACACGATGCAGCCAAGATTTGTAACGTTGACCATGCTCATGG GTGGCAGGAGGATGTTATGGGAATGCTTGAAGAGAAGCGTGTGAAATGCAAGGTTTCCATTTCTTTTGAATGTGAAACATTGAAAGCTGATGAAGCAGCCGAGGACCACATCAAGAAGTTCATTCCTAAGTTAGCTGGAATGGATGCTGTAG TAAACATAGGCAAAATGAGAATTGTGGGATTGGACTTTGAAGCAGAAACGCAGCACGAGCATATTGAGAAGAACATATGA
- the LOC140958771 gene encoding uncharacterized protein translates to MVEESTDSLLPTPEKNELDSLNAGKNSAEYSNSLNNGDSTDFPIERASTGIYHKGGDSRSNSTEKLESANRKKIPHYPRASTGSCHELCKYGRKHEYEEKTRNRIAKISPTEQNGVSKKNSPGLQPSPDIKFVSLKLKPSLDRYPVSSRKKASSGNKIPLTKHKFSPCGKTPSPDPPEVIKRENSSPSRNFKIPIEHGRLNDGEMFTEKKTGCLTKKHSTVHLKSVKDKMKSASDSSDGIYGTLRRNSDVTPVKRATRIKTSAQKATAPLSSNSLSKISLSKTMSTQSRKATNLVPLPNHQNNINRTNAKTSINEKVSGKTLHAVKTRSNAKAPPLSTHTKDVDRATRKFVLDKNKLVTTGKAPSLIQNAVKTPRKSMMIVSDDKYRSPVKLKFKSVKVVDIQSDNDTPRRLKFRRARINTTNVGISSVKVVLKHRDEQGRKDAQGLFNNVIEETASKFVESRKSKVKALVGAFETVISLQDGKPSSHTVKSTDE, encoded by the coding sequence ATGGTTGAAGAAAGTACCGATTCTCTGCTACCAACACCTGAAAAAAATGAACTGGATTCCCTGAATGCAGGAAAAAACTCTGCGGAGTACTCGAATTCGCTGAATAATGGAGACTCTACTGATTTCCCCATTGAGAGAGCTTCCACAGGGATATACCATAAGGGGGGTGATTCTAGAAGTAATTCTACTGAAAAATTGGAGTCTGCGAATAGGAAAAAGATTCCCCATTATCCCAGAGCTTCCACTGGTTCTTGCCATGAATTATGTAAATATGGAAGAAAGCATGAATATGAAGAAAAGACTCGAAACCGAATTGCAAAAATTTCACCTACTGAGCAAAATGGTGTTAGCAAAAAGAACTCCCCTGGATTGCAGCCTTCTCCTGATATTAAATTCGTTTCACTGAAACTTAAGCCATCCTTGGATCGTTATCCTGTTTCCTCCAGGAAAAAGGCATCATCTGGCAACAAGATTCCTTTGACAAAGCACAAGTTTTCACCCTGTGGGAAAACCCCTTCACCAGATCCCCCTGAAGTTATCAAGAGGGAAAATTCGTCGCCAAGTAGAAATTTCAAAATTCCAATAGAACATGGTCGTTTGAATGATGGTGAAATGTTCACTGAGAAAAAAACAGGTTGTTTAACAAAGAAACATTCTACCGTGCATTTGAAATCAGTCAAGGATAAAATGAAATCTGCTTCCGATTCTTCGGATGGTATTTATGGAACATTGAGGAGAAACAGTGATGTCACGCCAGTAAAGAGGGCAACAAGAATCAAAACATCTGCACAGAAAGCAACGGCACCTCTCAGTTCTAATTCGCTCTCCAAGATTTCTCTGAGCAAGACAATGTCCACTCAGTCAAGAAAAGCTACAAACTTGGTGCctcttccaaatcatcaaaataatataaacaggACAAACGCCAAGACATCGATAAACGAAAAGGTTTCTGGGAAAACCTTGCATGCCGTCAAGACGAGATCAAATGCAAAGGCACCACCTTTGTCCACTCATACAAAAGATGTTGATAGGGCGACTCGTAAGTTTGTCCTTGACAAGAATAAACTTGTCACGACCGGCAAGGCACCTTCTCTGATACAGAATGCCGTCAAGACTCCGAGAAAGAGTATGATGATTGTTTCTGATGATAAGTATCGCTCGCCTGTGAAATTAAAGTTCAAGAGTGTAAAGGTGGTGGACATTCAATCTGATAACGACACTCCTCGAAGACTCAAATTTAGGCGGGCAAGAATTAACACAACAAATGTGGGAATTTCCTCTGTAAAGGTTGTTTTAAAGCACCGGGATGAGCAGGGGAGGAAAGACGCTCAAGGTTTATTCAATAATGTTATTGAAGAAACAGCCAGTAAATTTGTTGAGAGCAGGAAAAGTAAGGTCAAAGCCTTGGTGGGAGCTTTCGAAACTGTGATCTCTCTCCAAGATGGTAAACCATCTTCGCACACAGTAAAGTCGACCGACGAGTAA